A region of Prochlorococcus marinus subsp. pastoris str. CCMP1986 DNA encodes the following proteins:
- a CDS encoding 2Fe-2S iron-sulfur cluster-binding protein, with the protein MKKTFKVTITNKETGKIYQENISDQEYILKEFEKKGLRLPFSCRNGCCTSCAVKIISGKLDQPEAMGVSQDLKDKGYALLCVAKVIEDIEVETTYYDEVYDLQFGQYFGKGKTRKAPPWEFEED; encoded by the coding sequence TTGAAAAAGACTTTTAAAGTCACTATTACGAATAAAGAAACTGGTAAAATTTATCAGGAAAATATTAGTGATCAAGAATATATACTAAAAGAGTTTGAAAAAAAAGGTTTAAGACTTCCATTTTCCTGTAGGAATGGATGTTGTACAAGTTGTGCGGTAAAAATCATTTCGGGTAAGCTTGATCAACCAGAAGCAATGGGAGTATCTCAAGATTTAAAAGATAAGGGTTATGCTCTTCTTTGTGTTGCGAAAGTAATAGAAGATATTGAAGTCGAGACTACCTATTATGATGAGGTTTATGATTTACAATTTGGCCAATATTTTGGTAAAGGAAAAACGAGAAAAGCTCCTCCCTGGGAATTTGAGGAAGATTAA
- the argC gene encoding N-acetyl-gamma-glutamyl-phosphate reductase: MNVAIVGATGYGGIQAVNLLKSNKNYKISYLGGNKSSGTKWSDNFPFINLESDNLIEKISIDRIADKANVALLCLPNGISSTLTRGLLEKGVKVIDLSADYRYKSLDQWKNIYSNEAKKYKRDDDDLCKEAVYGLPEINFNDISKARLIASPGCYPTSALIPLNPFLSQGIIDNEGIVIDSKSGTSGGGREPNQKSLFSECGDGLSAYGLINHRHTSEIEQIASFISGNDIELLFTPHLIPMTRGMHSTIYGRLRDPGLTSSDCRIILENYYRNYSHIRVLPVDIYPSTKWVKNTNEIHLSVKVDTRNGRVIILSVIDNLIKGQTGQAIQNLNLISGLPINNGLEMINHYP, encoded by the coding sequence ATGAATGTTGCAATAGTTGGTGCCACTGGTTACGGGGGGATACAAGCAGTAAATCTATTAAAGAGTAATAAAAATTATAAAATTTCTTATTTAGGAGGTAATAAATCTTCCGGAACAAAATGGAGCGATAATTTTCCATTCATAAATTTAGAGTCTGACAATTTAATTGAAAAAATATCAATAGATAGAATCGCCGATAAAGCTAATGTGGCTTTACTTTGCTTGCCTAATGGAATTTCATCTACATTAACAAGAGGTTTATTAGAGAAAGGAGTAAAAGTAATTGATTTATCAGCCGATTATAGGTATAAGTCTCTTGATCAATGGAAAAATATATACTCTAATGAAGCGAAAAAATATAAGAGAGATGACGATGATCTATGTAAGGAAGCAGTTTATGGTCTTCCTGAAATTAATTTCAATGACATATCTAAAGCAAGATTAATCGCCTCCCCTGGATGTTACCCAACATCTGCTCTTATTCCTCTTAATCCATTCTTATCCCAAGGGATTATTGATAATGAAGGTATAGTAATAGATTCAAAAAGTGGTACATCAGGTGGAGGCAGAGAACCAAATCAAAAATCATTATTCTCTGAATGTGGAGATGGTCTATCTGCCTATGGACTAATAAATCATAGACATACTTCAGAAATAGAACAAATTGCAAGTTTTATTTCTGGTAATGATATTGAACTACTATTCACTCCTCATTTAATACCAATGACAAGAGGTATGCATTCGACAATATATGGAAGATTACGGGATCCAGGCTTAACTTCTTCTGATTGTAGGATTATATTAGAAAATTATTATAGAAACTACTCGCATATTCGAGTATTACCAGTTGATATTTATCCTTCCACCAAGTGGGTTAAGAATACAAATGAAATCCATCTCTCTGTCAAAGTTGATACTAGAAATGGAAGAGTAATTATTTTATCAGTAATAGATAATTTAATAAAAGGACAAACAGGGCAAGCTATACAAAATCTTAATCTAATATCTGGATTGCCAATAAATAATGGGTTAGAAATGATTAATCATTACCCATAA
- a CDS encoding peptidylprolyl isomerase, protein MTKALFETDAGNINIELFSNDAPNTVNNFTKLISEGFYDGLAFHRVIPGFMAQGGCPNTRAGSSGMPGTGGPGYKINCEINSNKHLKGSLSMAHAGKNTGGSQFFIVYEAQPHLDGVHTVFGKTDDMDIVLKLTNGSKIIKASLV, encoded by the coding sequence ATGACAAAAGCTTTATTTGAAACTGATGCTGGTAATATAAATATTGAATTATTTTCTAATGACGCGCCTAATACAGTTAATAATTTCACAAAACTAATTAGTGAAGGTTTTTATGACGGATTAGCCTTTCATCGTGTTATCCCAGGTTTCATGGCTCAAGGTGGTTGCCCTAACACACGTGCAGGATCTTCAGGCATGCCTGGAACAGGTGGACCAGGATATAAAATTAATTGTGAAATCAATTCTAATAAACATCTAAAAGGTTCGCTATCAATGGCTCATGCAGGAAAAAATACAGGTGGGAGTCAATTTTTTATAGTTTATGAGGCACAACCTCATTTGGATGGAGTACATACTGTTTTTGGAAAAACAGACGATATGGATATTGTTTTAAAACTAACAAACGGCTCAAAAATTATTAAAGCCAGTTTAGTTTAA
- the purN gene encoding phosphoribosylglycinamide formyltransferase, translating to MDKSFNYLISPEISQLREFSPKLKIAILASGEGSNFQELIDLSNSNKFDIDIKILITNKSEAGCISRAKNSNISYKVIKSSDYENKDYFENEIINTIKKQDIELVVMAGWMKIMSSKFVNEFKNKIINIHPSLLPSFKGSNAIKEAITNDAKITGCSVHFVEPEVDSGPLIMQAALAISDKDNLETITQKLHILEHKVLPLSISQAGYIIRNKFMGND from the coding sequence TTGGATAAATCATTCAATTATTTAATTTCACCTGAAATTTCACAACTTAGAGAATTTTCACCAAAATTAAAAATAGCAATTTTAGCTTCAGGTGAAGGATCAAATTTTCAAGAATTAATTGATCTCTCCAATTCAAATAAATTTGATATCGATATTAAGATTTTAATTACAAACAAATCAGAGGCTGGCTGTATATCAAGAGCTAAAAACTCTAATATCTCTTATAAAGTAATTAAAAGTTCTGATTATGAAAATAAGGATTATTTTGAGAATGAAATTATTAATACAATAAAAAAACAGGATATAGAACTTGTTGTTATGGCGGGTTGGATGAAAATTATGTCATCAAAATTTGTTAATGAATTTAAGAATAAAATAATAAATATTCATCCTTCATTACTTCCTTCTTTTAAAGGAAGTAATGCAATTAAAGAAGCTATAACAAATGATGCCAAGATCACAGGTTGTTCAGTACATTTTGTAGAACCAGAGGTTGATAGTGGTCCCTTAATTATGCAAGCAGCATTAGCCATTTCGGATAAGGATAATTTAGAGACAATAACTCAGAAATTACATATATTGGAACATAAAGTATTACCACTCTCAATTTCTCAGGCTGGATATATTATCCGGAATAAATTTATGGGTAATGATTAA
- the ribBA gene encoding bifunctional 3,4-dihydroxy-2-butanone-4-phosphate synthase/GTP cyclohydrolase II codes for MKETSPKSNNGTIVDNNENFNIEFDPISDALAAIRNGECIIVVDDERRENEGDLICAAQFATPQQINFMATEGRGLICLAMQGEKLDALDLPLMVDRNTDENQTAFTISIDAGPENNVTTGISAEDRAKTIQVAINPSTKPEDLRRPGHIFPLRAKKGGVLKRAGHTEAAVDIAAMSGLYPAGVICEIQNPDGSMSRLPQLKQYAKEWGMKLISIADLISYRFQNERFVYRKSDAILPSIFGNFKAYGYINELDGSEHIALVKQKSNKLSEPVLVRMHSECLTGDAFGSLRCDCRPQLEAALARIEKEEEGVVVYLRQEGRGIGLINKLKAYSLQDGGLDTVEANEKLGFPADLRNYGVGAQILTDLGIKKLKLLTNNPRKIAGLGGYGIEVTERVPLVICPGEHNSEYLNVKRQKLGHMLEEEKLNSIDIDPYIAIFLDGDYKSIDLVPIKNKIIEFCEKNKINIMLESSPRLLAFWNRPKLVWKILHDKNREDFTINDNEINKIEIFIKFLSEYNKSSKVGIIVSKNIQQALHPKNSIKLKNTKFSIKNEELHSSTRKFNLDKETFSIIFDKKLS; via the coding sequence ATGAAAGAAACAAGTCCCAAATCAAATAATGGAACAATTGTGGATAATAACGAAAATTTTAATATAGAATTTGATCCCATAAGCGATGCATTAGCTGCCATAAGAAATGGAGAATGCATAATTGTTGTTGATGATGAGAGAAGAGAAAATGAAGGCGATTTAATTTGTGCCGCTCAGTTTGCAACTCCTCAACAAATTAATTTTATGGCAACAGAGGGTAGAGGTTTAATATGTTTAGCAATGCAAGGAGAGAAGTTAGATGCCTTAGATCTTCCTTTAATGGTTGATAGGAATACAGATGAAAATCAAACTGCATTTACTATTTCAATAGATGCAGGTCCTGAGAATAATGTAACTACTGGAATATCAGCAGAGGATAGAGCTAAAACTATCCAAGTTGCAATAAATCCTTCAACTAAGCCAGAAGATTTAAGAAGACCAGGACATATATTTCCACTAAGAGCAAAAAAAGGAGGAGTATTAAAAAGAGCTGGACATACCGAAGCAGCTGTAGACATTGCTGCTATGTCTGGTCTTTATCCTGCTGGTGTGATTTGTGAAATTCAAAATCCAGATGGTTCAATGTCAAGACTTCCACAACTTAAGCAATATGCAAAAGAATGGGGCATGAAGCTAATATCCATTGCAGACCTAATCAGTTATAGATTTCAAAACGAAAGATTTGTTTATAGAAAATCTGACGCAATCCTCCCTAGTATTTTCGGTAATTTTAAGGCATATGGATACATAAATGAACTTGACGGTTCTGAACATATTGCACTAGTAAAGCAAAAGTCAAATAAATTGAGTGAACCAGTATTAGTAAGGATGCATTCAGAATGTTTAACCGGTGATGCTTTTGGATCACTACGTTGTGATTGTAGACCCCAGTTAGAGGCCGCGTTAGCAAGGATTGAAAAAGAAGAAGAGGGTGTGGTTGTTTATTTAAGACAAGAAGGAAGAGGTATTGGTTTGATTAATAAATTAAAAGCATACAGTTTACAAGATGGTGGTTTGGATACTGTAGAAGCAAATGAAAAATTGGGTTTTCCTGCAGACCTAAGAAATTATGGAGTTGGAGCACAAATATTAACTGACCTTGGGATCAAAAAGTTAAAACTACTTACAAATAATCCTAGGAAAATTGCTGGATTAGGTGGATATGGAATAGAAGTTACAGAGAGAGTCCCATTAGTGATATGTCCTGGAGAGCATAATTCTGAATATCTAAATGTTAAGAGACAAAAACTTGGACATATGTTGGAAGAAGAAAAATTAAATTCAATAGATATAGATCCTTATATTGCTATTTTCCTAGATGGTGACTATAAATCAATAGATTTAGTTCCTATCAAAAATAAAATAATTGAATTCTGCGAAAAAAATAAAATAAATATTATGTTAGAAAGCTCTCCTAGACTATTAGCATTTTGGAATAGACCTAAATTAGTATGGAAAATATTGCATGACAAAAACAGAGAAGATTTCACTATTAACGATAATGAAATTAATAAGATTGAAATTTTTATTAAATTTTTATCAGAATATAATAAAAGTTCAAAAGTAGGAATTATCGTATCAAAAAATATTCAACAGGCTTTACATCCAAAAAACAGTATTAAATTAAAAAATACCAAGTTTTCAATAAAGAATGAAGAATTACACTCATCCACTAGGAAATTTAATCTCGATAAAGAAACGTTCAGTATTATATTTGATAAAAAATTATCTTAA
- a CDS encoding glucose-6-phosphate isomerase produces MNNDFNSWDKYCNYLWFDKQVNIWLDISKINFTLDQISSLENKFKKVFSALKELEAGAISNIDEKRQVGHYWLRNPSVAPSNLIKDAINNEIRDISEFGEKILEGKITNNKNQKFTNVLWIGIGGSGLGPLLITEALQENSCGLNFSYIDNIDPFLISEKLDELSDKLATTLFVVVSKSGGTPEPKIAMNIIKKHVENKNLDWNSNAIAITMKDSQLYKKAQLENWLKIFNLPDWVGGRTSITSSVGLLPLALINRDVSEFIKGAAIMDDLTRIPNIKDNPAALLSSAWFFSGDGIGKRDMVVLPYRDRLQVFSKYLQQLVMESLGKKFNRKGEIVHQGISVFGNKGSTDQHAYVQQLRDGIDNFFCVFIELLDTPNSNFYFDSENPKEFLSGFLQGTRSALSNENRQSITITLDKLSCLTLGALIALFERAVSFYAELVDINAYDQPGVEAGKKAAAEIIDYQKQVTEIFNNGEELSIKEITSLLRNSSAEPIFFIIRQMCFGNDDYLINGDWSKPSTIRIKKIS; encoded by the coding sequence ATGAATAATGACTTTAATTCATGGGATAAATATTGCAACTACCTTTGGTTTGATAAACAAGTAAATATATGGTTAGATATCAGTAAAATAAATTTTACTCTCGACCAAATATCATCTTTAGAAAATAAATTTAAAAAGGTTTTTTCAGCCCTTAAAGAATTAGAAGCTGGCGCGATTTCAAATATTGATGAGAAAAGACAAGTTGGACATTATTGGTTAAGAAATCCATCTGTTGCTCCAAGTAATCTTATAAAGGATGCAATCAATAATGAGATTAGAGATATTTCAGAATTTGGAGAAAAGATATTAGAGGGTAAAATCACAAATAATAAAAATCAAAAATTTACTAACGTTTTATGGATAGGTATTGGAGGAAGCGGTTTAGGTCCATTATTAATAACTGAAGCCTTGCAAGAGAATTCTTGTGGATTGAATTTTTCATACATTGATAATATTGATCCATTTTTAATAAGTGAGAAATTAGATGAATTATCTGATAAATTGGCTACTACATTATTTGTTGTTGTAAGTAAGTCAGGTGGAACACCTGAACCAAAAATAGCAATGAATATAATTAAAAAGCATGTAGAAAATAAAAATTTAGACTGGAACTCAAACGCAATAGCAATAACAATGAAAGATAGTCAATTATATAAAAAAGCACAACTTGAGAATTGGCTGAAAATATTTAATCTTCCTGATTGGGTTGGCGGCAGAACCAGTATTACTAGCTCAGTTGGCCTACTTCCTTTAGCTCTTATTAATAGAGATGTTTCTGAATTTATTAAAGGTGCAGCAATAATGGATGACTTAACACGGATACCTAATATTAAAGACAATCCTGCTGCTTTACTATCATCAGCATGGTTTTTTTCTGGTGATGGAATAGGTAAGAGAGATATGGTTGTATTACCTTATAGAGACAGGTTGCAAGTATTTAGTAAATATCTTCAACAATTAGTTATGGAATCTCTAGGTAAAAAGTTTAATAGGAAGGGTGAAATCGTACATCAAGGAATATCTGTTTTTGGTAATAAAGGCTCTACTGATCAACATGCATATGTTCAGCAGTTAAGAGATGGTATTGATAATTTCTTTTGTGTTTTTATAGAGTTACTTGATACACCTAATAGTAATTTCTATTTTGACTCTGAAAATCCTAAAGAATTTTTATCAGGATTTTTACAAGGTACAAGATCTGCACTATCAAACGAAAATAGGCAAAGCATAACAATCACCTTGGATAAGTTGAGTTGTTTAACACTAGGTGCCTTAATTGCTCTATTTGAGCGAGCTGTTTCTTTTTACGCAGAATTAGTTGATATAAATGCTTATGATCAACCTGGTGTAGAAGCTGGTAAAAAAGCAGCCGCGGAAATAATTGATTATCAAAAACAAGTAACAGAAATATTTAATAATGGCGAAGAATTGTCAATCAAAGAAATTACTTCTCTTCTAAGGAATTCATCAGCTGAGCCAATATTTTTTATAATTCGTCAGATGTGTTTTGGTAATGATGACTATCTTATAAATGGAGACTGGTCTAAGCCAAGTACAATAAGAATTAAAAAAATTAGTTAA
- a CDS encoding inositol monophosphatase family protein: MLEIQEFEEINSENDLIFLTNIAKESALIGNEILIKNYNKIQTITSKGRKGDLVTNVDLEVEEKIKEYLTIKTPEISIHAEESGKLIKTSQLTWCIDPLDGTTNYSHGYPFFGTSIGLLYKNNPILGAISVPYLNELYSACIGKGSYCNDKKLMVSNANSLIDSLLVTGFAYDRFDTEDNNYAEFCYLTHKTRGVRRGGAAAVDLAFVASGKVDGYWERGLEIWDLAAGAIIVKEAGGSVSDYPNGEFNLSSGRILACSPRLEEELKMELSKVTPLNKQLYT, encoded by the coding sequence ATGCTTGAAATTCAAGAATTTGAAGAAATCAATTCAGAAAATGATTTAATTTTTCTTACTAATATAGCTAAAGAGAGTGCTCTTATAGGTAATGAAATTCTAATTAAAAATTATAATAAAATTCAAACAATCACTTCAAAGGGGAGAAAAGGTGATTTAGTTACCAACGTAGATTTAGAAGTAGAAGAGAAAATTAAGGAGTACTTAACAATTAAAACTCCCGAAATTTCTATTCATGCGGAAGAATCAGGAAAATTAATAAAGACTTCTCAATTAACTTGGTGTATTGATCCATTAGATGGAACAACTAACTATTCTCACGGTTATCCATTCTTTGGAACTTCAATAGGTCTCTTATATAAAAATAATCCTATCTTAGGTGCTATATCAGTACCATATTTAAACGAACTTTATTCTGCATGCATAGGGAAAGGTTCATATTGCAACGATAAAAAACTGATGGTATCAAATGCTAATTCTCTTATCGATAGTCTTCTCGTAACAGGTTTTGCATATGATAGGTTTGATACTGAAGATAATAATTATGCAGAATTTTGTTACTTAACACATAAAACTAGAGGAGTAAGGAGAGGAGGTGCAGCGGCTGTTGATTTAGCATTTGTTGCCTCAGGGAAAGTAGATGGATATTGGGAAAGAGGTCTAGAAATATGGGATTTAGCTGCTGGTGCTATTATTGTTAAAGAAGCCGGTGGTTCCGTATCTGATTACCCTAACGGTGAATTTAATCTTAGCTCTGGAAGAATATTGGCTTGCAGTCCAAGACTTGAAGAAGAGCTAAAAATGGAATTAAGCAAAGTCACTCCTCTTAATAAACAACTTTACACTTAA
- a CDS encoding DnaJ C-terminal domain-containing protein yields the protein MVTLGMTIHGTMTTSSKKDYLSILGLSSKFDDIELKKAFRREARKWHPDLNKNDINAEDRFKLINEAYEFLRDPVRRVKSIDSNSSNEEIYNKYSTGFPEFKDYLNSLFGFEYESELDNESYDQTSDFYEDEKPNAIFNEEEFNSYDYPARSPEEPPPVKLHQDIETIIELTPDEALSGASILIELEDQTVVEVDTPPFAGDGWRLRLENIAKGGKDHYLQLKVQTENGLRIDGLRVLYKLELFPPDALLGCAVEVPTLDGNVTLQVPPKSSTGRLLRLKGRGLSFGDNIGDQFVEILVVIPADINDEEIALYTRLQELSLSDE from the coding sequence ATGGTAACTCTAGGGATGACGATCCATGGGACAATGACTACTTCCTCTAAAAAAGACTATTTGTCGATTTTAGGTTTATCTTCTAAATTCGACGATATTGAACTAAAAAAAGCTTTTCGAAGGGAAGCGAGAAAATGGCATCCTGATTTAAATAAAAATGATATAAATGCTGAGGATAGATTTAAATTAATTAATGAAGCTTACGAATTCTTACGTGATCCTGTCAGACGAGTTAAATCTATAGATTCTAATTCTTCTAATGAAGAAATTTATAATAAATACAGCACAGGTTTTCCTGAATTTAAAGATTATCTTAATTCTCTATTTGGATTTGAATACGAATCTGAATTAGATAATGAAAGCTATGATCAAACCTCTGATTTTTATGAAGATGAAAAGCCTAATGCAATTTTTAATGAAGAAGAGTTTAATAGTTACGACTATCCAGCAAGATCTCCAGAAGAACCACCACCTGTAAAGCTTCATCAAGATATCGAAACTATTATCGAATTAACCCCGGATGAAGCTCTGAGTGGTGCATCCATATTAATAGAATTAGAAGATCAAACTGTTGTAGAAGTTGATACTCCCCCATTCGCTGGAGATGGTTGGAGATTGAGATTAGAAAATATTGCAAAAGGTGGAAAAGATCATTATTTACAATTAAAAGTCCAAACTGAAAATGGACTTCGTATAGATGGTCTACGTGTTCTTTATAAATTAGAGTTATTTCCCCCCGACGCCCTTCTTGGATGTGCAGTAGAAGTTCCTACTCTTGATGGAAATGTAACTCTTCAAGTACCTCCAAAGTCTTCAACTGGAAGATTGTTAAGACTTAAGGGCAGAGGATTGAGTTTTGGAGATAATATTGGAGATCAGTTTGTAGAAATTCTGGTTGTTATTCCTGCTGATATAAATGATGAGGAAATAGCTTTATATACCAGACTTCAAGAATTATCACTATCAGATGAATAG
- a CDS encoding DUF3110 domain-containing protein — MNIYVLLYNFGTEKEGIHSIELKGRTIVLMFEEKDDAERYCGLLEAQDFPLPTVEMISIDEIRDFCTKLDYECKLVEKNFVPKTAEDRLLISPPQKNLEVETWNEEECREENIDKNIDLNSIKENLEKLL, encoded by the coding sequence ATGAATATTTATGTTTTACTTTATAACTTCGGTACAGAGAAAGAAGGAATACATTCAATAGAGTTAAAAGGTAGGACTATAGTTCTAATGTTTGAAGAAAAAGATGATGCTGAACGTTACTGTGGACTTTTAGAGGCTCAGGATTTCCCATTGCCTACAGTAGAAATGATTTCGATAGATGAAATTAGAGATTTTTGTACAAAACTAGATTATGAATGTAAATTGGTTGAGAAAAATTTTGTGCCAAAAACAGCAGAGGATAGATTACTAATTTCTCCTCCTCAAAAAAATTTAGAAGTGGAGACTTGGAACGAAGAAGAATGTAGAGAAGAAAATATAGATAAAAATATAGATTTAAATTCCATTAAGGAGAATCTTGAAAAGCTTCTCTAA
- the dnaK gene encoding molecular chaperone DnaK, which produces MGQIVGIDLGTTNSVVGVIEAGRPVVIANSEGTRTTPSIVGFTKNSEIVIGDQARRQLVLNPKNTFYNLKRFIGRDWDELDETSISVPYNVKSNDKGSVRILSPFTEREYAPEELISSIIRKLINDAETYLGDTIDSAVITVPAYFNESQRQATKDSAVLAGIKVDRILNEPTAAALAYGFEKSSSNNVLVFDLGGGTFDVSLLRISNGVFDVKATCGDTQLGGNNFDSKIVDWIAERFLEKHKIDLRRDRQALQRLTEAAEKAKCELSGLQKTKISLPFITTSDDGPLHIEEEFDRKLFESLSDDLLDRLLEPVQIALEDSGWDAEQIDEVVLVGGSTRIPMVQQLVKTLVPNEPCQSVNPDEVVAIGAAIQSGIISGDLRDLLLNDVTPLSLGLETIGGLMKVLIPRNTPIPVRQSDVFSTSESNQSSVVVQVRQGERPLASENKSLGKFRLSGIPPAPRGIPQVQVAFDIDANGLLEVSATDRTTGRKQTVSISGGSNLNEQEINMMIAEAKSKSTEDRIKRSVIDRKNNALTLIAQAERRLRDASLEFGPYGAERQQRAVELAIQDVEEFIDDDDPQELEISVSSLQEALFGLNRRFAAEKKVDSNPLQGIKNTFGSLKDELFSDDYWDDDPWDNQMNSNSRNSRYGNSRDDDPWDNDYFL; this is translated from the coding sequence ATGGGGCAAATAGTTGGGATTGATTTAGGTACTACTAACTCCGTTGTAGGAGTTATAGAAGCTGGCCGCCCCGTTGTAATTGCAAATTCAGAGGGTACAAGAACAACCCCTTCAATAGTTGGATTCACTAAAAACTCCGAAATTGTTATTGGTGATCAGGCTCGAAGGCAACTTGTTTTAAATCCTAAAAATACATTTTATAACTTAAAAAGATTCATTGGACGAGATTGGGATGAACTTGATGAAACAAGTATTTCTGTTCCGTATAATGTAAAATCTAATGATAAAGGTAGTGTTAGAATACTAAGTCCATTTACAGAGCGTGAGTATGCCCCTGAAGAGTTAATAAGTTCGATAATAAGAAAATTAATTAATGATGCAGAAACTTATTTAGGAGACACGATTGATTCTGCCGTAATTACTGTACCTGCCTATTTTAATGAGTCTCAGAGGCAAGCTACAAAGGATTCTGCCGTGTTAGCGGGGATAAAGGTTGATAGAATTTTAAATGAACCAACAGCAGCAGCATTAGCCTATGGTTTTGAAAAAAGCTCTTCTAATAACGTACTAGTTTTTGATTTAGGTGGAGGGACTTTTGATGTTTCATTGTTAAGGATATCTAATGGTGTTTTTGATGTAAAAGCGACCTGTGGAGATACTCAACTCGGAGGTAATAATTTTGATTCCAAAATAGTAGATTGGATTGCTGAACGATTTCTTGAGAAACATAAGATTGATTTAAGACGAGATAGGCAAGCTCTTCAAAGACTTACAGAAGCTGCTGAGAAGGCTAAATGTGAATTGTCAGGACTACAAAAAACTAAAATTTCTTTACCTTTTATTACTACAAGTGATGATGGACCATTACATATTGAAGAGGAATTCGATAGGAAATTATTTGAATCGTTATCTGATGATCTTCTCGATAGATTGCTTGAACCTGTTCAAATTGCTTTAGAAGATTCTGGTTGGGATGCTGAACAAATTGATGAAGTCGTCCTTGTTGGTGGAAGTACTCGTATACCAATGGTACAACAATTAGTTAAAACTCTTGTTCCTAATGAGCCATGTCAATCTGTAAACCCTGATGAAGTTGTTGCAATTGGTGCTGCAATACAATCTGGAATAATTAGTGGAGATTTACGTGATTTACTTTTAAATGATGTAACTCCTTTGTCCCTAGGATTAGAGACTATTGGAGGACTTATGAAGGTTCTTATTCCACGTAATACCCCTATACCAGTAAGGCAATCAGATGTTTTTAGTACTTCGGAATCTAATCAATCATCAGTAGTTGTGCAAGTTAGACAAGGCGAGAGGCCACTGGCTTCAGAAAACAAATCGTTAGGAAAATTCAGATTGTCAGGTATACCTCCCGCACCTAGAGGGATTCCCCAAGTACAAGTAGCTTTCGATATTGACGCAAATGGATTGTTAGAAGTCAGTGCAACTGATAGAACTACAGGTAGAAAACAAACAGTAAGTATTTCCGGAGGTTCGAATTTAAATGAACAAGAAATTAATATGATGATCGCTGAGGCAAAGTCAAAATCAACAGAAGACAGGATAAAAAGATCAGTAATTGATAGAAAAAATAATGCACTTACACTAATTGCTCAAGCAGAGAGAAGATTAAGAGACGCTTCCTTAGAATTTGGACCATATGGAGCAGAGCGACAACAGAGGGCGGTAGAGCTTGCAATTCAAGATGTTGAAGAATTTATAGATGATGATGATCCTCAAGAATTAGAAATTTCTGTAAGTTCTTTGCAAGAAGCCCTTTTTGGTTTAAATAGAAGATTTGCTGCGGAGAAGAAAGTTGATAGTAATCCATTACAAGGAATTAAAAATACCTTTGGCTCTTTAAAAGATGAATTATTTTCAGATGATTATTGGGATGATGATCCTTGGGACAATCAAATGAATAGTAATTCTAGAAATTCAAGGTATGGTAACTCTAGGGATGACGATCCATGGGACAATGACTACTTCCTCTAA